Proteins encoded by one window of Nitrincola iocasae:
- a CDS encoding efflux RND transporter periplasmic adaptor subunit, with product MAVTHLRLMPVIMALLVLMGCEKPQAQSEIPARPVKLMTLETENATALRQFPARVEASTRSNLSFRMAGELLEINVSPGQQVNKGDVIARIDDHNAQSALDSARSRLELAKAMLERMRYTLERGAVSQTQFDEAESEWRAARATFEQAEEQVTHTLLRAPYDGVIAQVPVDNRQFVQVQETVAVIQQPGQLDVVFHLPEQIVQRMPRNNGRPFSDALEYEVRFSNSDKPYPAQLASYTTQASAQSLAYEIKLTLPQPDDITLLDGMSANVRLDLSGLNSEHVKPLWDLPADAVSYSGDDPNQAQVWRYVSPERVEAVPVEVGRLTSRGLEVSGELKAGDRIVAVGAHRLTADLKVTPWEKEQGL from the coding sequence GTGGCCGTTACTCATCTCCGATTAATGCCAGTCATTATGGCCCTGCTTGTGCTAATGGGCTGCGAGAAACCCCAGGCACAATCTGAAATACCGGCACGACCAGTTAAATTAATGACGCTTGAGACTGAAAATGCCACGGCTCTGCGGCAATTTCCGGCGCGGGTGGAGGCCTCTACTCGAAGCAATCTGTCGTTCCGCATGGCCGGTGAATTACTCGAAATCAATGTCAGTCCCGGCCAGCAAGTAAACAAGGGCGATGTAATTGCGCGCATTGATGATCACAATGCGCAAAGTGCATTGGATAGTGCTCGCTCGCGCTTAGAGTTAGCCAAGGCGATGCTGGAACGCATGCGCTACACCCTGGAACGTGGTGCCGTGAGCCAAACCCAGTTTGATGAAGCCGAAAGTGAGTGGCGAGCAGCCCGTGCCACTTTCGAGCAGGCCGAAGAACAGGTCACCCATACCTTGTTGCGAGCCCCTTACGATGGCGTGATTGCCCAGGTACCAGTGGATAATCGCCAGTTTGTTCAGGTGCAGGAAACTGTCGCCGTAATTCAGCAGCCTGGTCAGTTAGATGTGGTGTTTCATTTGCCTGAACAGATAGTACAGCGCATGCCGCGAAACAACGGGCGGCCTTTCAGTGATGCGTTGGAGTATGAGGTACGCTTTAGCAACAGTGACAAGCCCTACCCTGCCCAGTTGGCCTCTTATACCACTCAAGCCAGCGCGCAGAGCTTGGCCTATGAAATTAAACTGACACTCCCTCAGCCTGACGATATCACTCTGCTAGATGGCATGAGTGCTAATGTCCGGCTGGATTTGAGCGGGTTGAACTCAGAACACGTTAAGCCACTTTGGGACCTGCCCGCTGATGCGGTCAGTTATTCAGGTGATGATCCCAACCAGGCTCAGGTATGGCGCTATGTGAGCCCGGAGCGGGTTGAAGCCGTGCCGGTTGAGGTCGGTCGGTTAACCTCCAGAGGACTGGAAGTCAGTGGCGAATTAAAGGCGGGTGACCGTATTGTCGCCGTCGGTGCTCACCGTTTAACGGCAGACCTAAAAGTAACCCCGTGGGAAAAAGAGCAGGGGCTTTAA
- a CDS encoding DODA-type extradiol aromatic ring-opening family dioxygenase encodes MKSLPKALFISHGGGPLPLLGDPGHRDMVSCLQGIAASMPRPDAVLVVSAHWEERLPTLTALSKPALIYDYYGFPPESYEIQYPCAGEPSLAQEVYHKLGKADIDARLDETRGFDHGVFVPLKIMYPDADIPCVQLSLANSLDPAFHIKMGNALQNLASQKVLVIGSGFSFHNLKAFFSPANAESRQLNESFEQWLQAITTDTAISEQERRELLINWIDAPGARFCHPREEHLLPLHVCYGVAQAPCTELYEVTIMNKKSSMYLWR; translated from the coding sequence ATGAAATCATTACCTAAAGCGTTATTTATTTCACACGGCGGCGGTCCTTTACCCTTGCTGGGCGATCCGGGGCACCGTGATATGGTGTCTTGTCTGCAAGGCATTGCGGCGAGTATGCCTCGACCGGATGCCGTACTCGTAGTCAGTGCTCACTGGGAAGAGCGGCTGCCGACGCTGACAGCGCTGAGTAAGCCTGCTTTGATTTATGACTATTATGGCTTCCCGCCAGAGTCTTATGAGATTCAATATCCCTGTGCGGGTGAACCATCTTTGGCTCAAGAGGTATATCATAAGCTCGGCAAGGCGGATATTGATGCCAGGCTGGATGAAACTCGAGGGTTTGATCACGGTGTGTTCGTACCGTTAAAGATTATGTATCCGGACGCTGATATTCCCTGTGTTCAGTTGTCTCTGGCGAACAGCCTTGATCCTGCTTTCCATATCAAGATGGGTAATGCACTGCAAAACCTCGCCAGCCAGAAGGTGTTGGTAATCGGCTCAGGGTTTTCCTTCCATAATCTGAAAGCCTTCTTCTCACCAGCTAACGCGGAATCCCGGCAATTGAATGAGTCGTTTGAGCAGTGGTTGCAAGCGATCACTACAGATACGGCGATCTCAGAGCAGGAGAGACGAGAGTTGTTGATTAACTGGATCGACGCACCCGGTGCACGTTTCTGCCATCCCAGGGAAGAGCATCTTCTACCACTGCATGTGTGTTACGGCGTGGCTCAAGCACCTTGTACTGAGCTGTACGAAGTCACCATTATGAATAAAAAATCGAGTATGTATCTGTGGCGATGA
- a CDS encoding DUF2207 domain-containing protein, which produces MKRSWLIVLLSLLAASVWADERILDFNSDITVRMDGRMEVTETIKLRSDGTLIKQGLYRAIPVLYRDAYGNFIKIPLDVLTVTRDGESEPFHLESKDESLHIYVGSKAHLLVPGEYTYAITYRIDRQLGFFSDYDELYWNVTGNKWVFPIDSASATVRLPEGISADVVTAEAYTGPLGATEQNFQSNIDSRAVSFETTRPLAKGEGLSIVVTWPKGVIQAPTSLQRLNWYVKDNHDTVAALVGLLVLSVYYLVVWVAYGRDPKPGVVIPLYDPPAGYSPGAVRYIIRQGADNKTFSTALVSLVTKGYLLLVQKEQEYSAIRTDKAIGEDIGPGEKALLEQLYKNLPSKTVEFNQKNQVRIQAAMQANRIELQKHYDKIYFLNNRHWLIPGILITLFVLGYSLIFSSLGTGILMLWLTVWTLGLVFIFIRVLNAIRRFKSTKDLSSVLHAGLFFIVFLFFELGVIFIMLELSTVIQIVAFLLLLIINPIFYQLLKRPTLAGRRLFDKLEGLKLYLEVAEKDELQFKYSPEKTPELFERLFPYAMALDVEQRWADRFSAVFTDLERCAQPSQLRGIMIKTFYDQNADFSTALSNSINRAASSPSSSSAPGSRSGSSRSSGRSSGSSGGGGGGGGGGGW; this is translated from the coding sequence ATGAAGCGTTCATGGTTAATCGTATTGCTGTCCCTCCTTGCGGCTTCTGTCTGGGCAGACGAACGTATTCTCGATTTTAACAGTGATATTACTGTGCGAATGGATGGCCGTATGGAGGTCACGGAAACGATCAAACTCCGTTCTGATGGCACGTTGATCAAGCAAGGTCTTTATCGCGCAATTCCGGTCCTTTACCGGGATGCTTACGGAAACTTCATTAAGATTCCCCTGGATGTTTTAACGGTCACTCGTGATGGGGAGTCTGAGCCTTTTCATCTTGAGTCAAAAGATGAGAGTCTTCATATCTACGTGGGCAGCAAGGCACATCTGCTGGTACCCGGTGAGTATACTTACGCCATCACCTATAGGATCGATCGGCAACTCGGTTTCTTCAGTGATTATGATGAGCTCTATTGGAATGTCACCGGTAACAAATGGGTATTTCCGATAGATAGTGCTAGCGCGACTGTCCGTTTGCCTGAGGGTATTAGCGCGGATGTTGTTACGGCTGAAGCGTACACCGGTCCTTTGGGGGCTACAGAACAAAACTTTCAAAGCAATATTGACAGTCGTGCCGTGTCTTTTGAAACCACTCGGCCACTGGCGAAAGGTGAGGGGCTGAGTATTGTTGTGACCTGGCCGAAAGGGGTGATTCAGGCGCCTACCTCGCTGCAGAGGCTCAACTGGTATGTAAAGGATAACCACGATACTGTCGCTGCCTTGGTGGGGTTGCTGGTGTTAAGTGTTTATTATCTGGTGGTGTGGGTCGCTTATGGACGGGATCCAAAACCAGGTGTCGTAATCCCGCTATATGATCCACCGGCTGGTTACTCACCCGGTGCCGTGCGTTACATTATCCGCCAGGGTGCGGATAACAAAACCTTTAGTACCGCACTGGTCAGTTTGGTTACCAAGGGGTATCTCTTGCTGGTCCAGAAAGAGCAGGAATACAGCGCCATACGGACTGACAAAGCCATCGGTGAGGATATTGGTCCGGGCGAGAAGGCGCTGCTGGAACAGCTATACAAAAACCTGCCATCAAAAACTGTAGAGTTCAATCAGAAAAACCAAGTGCGAATTCAAGCAGCTATGCAAGCCAACCGCATTGAACTACAAAAACATTATGACAAGATCTACTTTCTCAATAATCGCCATTGGTTGATACCAGGGATTTTAATAACCTTGTTTGTTCTGGGGTACAGTCTGATATTCAGTTCATTGGGTACAGGGATTCTGATGCTGTGGTTGACTGTGTGGACGCTGGGGCTAGTGTTTATTTTTATCAGAGTGTTGAATGCTATACGCCGCTTTAAAAGCACAAAAGATCTATCTTCTGTGCTACATGCTGGTTTGTTTTTCATAGTGTTTCTGTTCTTTGAACTGGGCGTTATTTTTATTATGCTAGAGTTATCGACAGTGATACAAATAGTCGCTTTTTTACTGCTTCTGATAATTAACCCTATATTTTATCAATTGCTTAAGAGGCCAACGCTCGCTGGTCGTAGGTTGTTTGATAAGCTGGAAGGGTTAAAGCTCTATCTGGAAGTCGCCGAAAAAGATGAGCTGCAGTTCAAGTATTCTCCTGAAAAGACACCGGAACTGTTCGAACGCCTGTTTCCCTATGCGATGGCGTTGGATGTTGAACAACGATGGGCTGATCGTTTCAGTGCGGTGTTTACTGATCTGGAAAGGTGCGCTCAGCCATCTCAACTTCGTGGGATAATGATTAAAACCTTTTATGATCAAAATGCTGATTTTTCCACAGCATTGTCCAATTCAATTAATCGTGCCGCTTCTTCACCCTCATCATCTTCGGCGCCAGGTTCGCGTTCGGGTAGTAGCCGTTCTAGTGGACGTAGTAGTGGCTCCTCTGGTGGAGGCGGCGGTGGCGGAGGTGGCGGAGGCTGGTAG
- a CDS encoding DUF1428 domain-containing protein: protein MSYVDGFVAAVPTANKAKYIQHARDAAEVFKEYGVLKMVECWGDDVPEGKVTSFPMAVKCQPDETVIFSWLMWPSREVRDQAMPKIMEDPRLQPDVNPMPFDGKRLIYGGFEVVLEE, encoded by the coding sequence ATGAGTTATGTCGATGGATTTGTTGCCGCAGTACCGACTGCTAACAAGGCGAAATACATCCAACACGCCAGAGATGCCGCGGAGGTCTTCAAGGAGTACGGCGTGCTGAAAATGGTGGAGTGTTGGGGCGATGATGTCCCTGAAGGCAAAGTGACATCCTTCCCCATGGCCGTAAAGTGCCAGCCAGATGAAACAGTGATCTTCTCCTGGCTGATGTGGCCATCCCGTGAGGTACGCGATCAAGCTATGCCAAAAATTATGGAGGACCCACGTTTACAACCGGATGTTAATCCCATGCCGTTTGATGGAAAACGGCTGATTTATGGTGGATTTGAGGTGGTATTAGAGGAGTAA
- a CDS encoding RNA polymerase sigma factor has protein sequence MTNDTSPIGQIYQQHSRQVLATLIRLLGDFELAEEALQEAFAAAVRQWPEDGIPDYPVAWLIRAGQRKGIDQIRRRQTVQHYAHLVTEDEEASWATVEQDIQDDQLRLLFTCCHPELSLDARVALTLREMCGLTTEQVASALLQKPVTLAQRIVRAKKKIREAGIPYEVPEARERLARLPGVLRVIYLVFNEGYSCSEGDSVVDISLSTEAIRLAEVLARLLPEGEVFGLLALMRLQDSRRYARQDRYGELITLEDQDRSLWDQDSIRQGLQWLELALASTPADPYTLQASIAAVHAQAAHADKTDWARIVRLYEVLYQQQPSPIIALNRAVAVALRDSPDAGLRLLDELANIREIRNYHLFHAARADLYRRAGNIQDARTAYQRALELATQGPERRFLERRLKALASTR, from the coding sequence ATGACAAACGATACGTCCCCAATCGGCCAAATTTATCAGCAACATTCCCGTCAGGTACTGGCTACGTTGATTCGCTTGCTGGGTGATTTTGAGTTGGCGGAGGAAGCGCTGCAGGAGGCCTTTGCAGCAGCTGTCAGACAGTGGCCTGAAGACGGCATCCCAGACTATCCCGTTGCCTGGTTGATTCGTGCGGGTCAGCGCAAGGGGATAGACCAAATTAGGCGCAGACAGACGGTACAGCACTACGCCCATCTGGTCACTGAGGATGAGGAAGCCTCCTGGGCGACAGTTGAGCAGGATATTCAGGATGATCAACTGCGGTTGTTGTTCACCTGCTGTCATCCCGAGTTGTCTTTGGATGCCCGAGTTGCCCTAACGTTGCGGGAAATGTGTGGATTGACGACAGAGCAAGTGGCCAGCGCCTTGCTGCAGAAGCCGGTGACACTGGCGCAGCGCATTGTTCGGGCCAAGAAAAAAATCCGTGAGGCGGGTATTCCCTATGAAGTGCCCGAAGCGCGAGAGCGATTGGCGCGGTTACCTGGTGTGCTGCGAGTAATTTACCTGGTGTTCAATGAAGGTTATTCCTGCAGCGAGGGTGATTCGGTGGTGGATATTAGCCTGTCCACCGAAGCGATTCGCCTGGCCGAGGTGCTGGCCAGATTGCTGCCAGAAGGTGAGGTGTTTGGGCTTTTGGCGCTGATGCGGCTTCAGGACTCACGGCGTTATGCGCGTCAGGATCGCTATGGCGAGTTAATAACACTGGAAGATCAGGATCGATCACTCTGGGATCAGGACAGTATCCGGCAAGGTTTGCAGTGGCTGGAGTTGGCACTTGCCAGCACGCCGGCTGACCCTTATACCTTGCAGGCATCGATTGCGGCTGTACATGCACAGGCTGCGCATGCAGACAAGACCGACTGGGCGCGTATCGTCCGTCTATACGAAGTATTATATCAGCAGCAGCCTTCTCCGATAATCGCGCTTAACCGCGCAGTCGCTGTTGCCCTGCGAGACTCTCCGGATGCAGGGTTACGGCTACTGGACGAGCTTGCCAACATCCGCGAAATCCGTAACTACCATCTTTTCCATGCCGCCCGAGCCGATCTTTATCGCCGAGCAGGCAATATCCAGGATGCTAGAACCGCGTATCAGCGGGCACTGGAACTCGCTACACAAGGTCCAGAACGGCGTTTTTTGGAACGTCGGCTGAAGGCGTTGGCGTCCACTCGCTAA
- a CDS encoding Lrp/AsnC family transcriptional regulator: MKIDRIDREILRQLQEYGRLPIVELASRINLTKTPCAQRVRRLEEAGVIRGYRADLDPEQMNAGHVLVVQVTMDKTSEDALERFNEAVRKIPEVQSCYMVAGNFDYLLKVRTHDINHYRAVLAAKIGQLPHVHQTHSFVAMEIVKDEITVPVPNEGLR; the protein is encoded by the coding sequence TTGAAAATTGACCGTATAGATCGTGAAATCCTGCGTCAACTTCAGGAATATGGCCGTTTGCCTATTGTCGAACTGGCCAGTCGCATCAATCTGACAAAAACACCTTGTGCTCAACGAGTCCGTCGGCTGGAAGAGGCCGGTGTTATTCGTGGGTATCGTGCTGATCTGGATCCGGAGCAAATGAATGCTGGTCATGTCCTGGTTGTTCAGGTCACTATGGATAAAACCAGCGAAGATGCGCTTGAGCGTTTTAACGAGGCGGTACGAAAAATTCCGGAAGTACAGAGCTGTTATATGGTGGCTGGAAATTTTGATTACCTGCTTAAGGTCAGAACGCACGATATTAACCATTATCGCGCAGTGCTTGCCGCAAAGATTGGGCAACTGCCACATGTGCACCAAACTCACTCCTTCGTCGCGATGGAAATCGTAAAAGACGAAATCACTGTGCCGGTGCCGAATGAAGGACTCAGGTGA
- a CDS encoding YciI family protein, whose amino-acid sequence MKYAALVYYQESIINAMTEQEWHDLNQECVAGVERLAGQGHYVAGQALQPVDTATCVRVREGEVLITDGPFTETKEQLAGFYLLEARDLNEALQLASRIPPARFGSIEVRPVRELPAKD is encoded by the coding sequence ATGAAATATGCCGCTTTGGTCTATTACCAGGAAAGTATCATCAATGCCATGACCGAGCAGGAATGGCATGATCTGAATCAGGAATGTGTGGCAGGCGTCGAGCGTCTGGCCGGTCAAGGACATTATGTGGCAGGACAGGCGTTGCAACCCGTGGATACCGCGACTTGCGTACGCGTGCGTGAGGGAGAGGTGCTGATTACAGATGGTCCTTTCACGGAAACCAAAGAACAGTTGGCCGGGTTTTATCTGTTGGAGGCCAGAGACCTGAATGAGGCTCTGCAACTGGCCAGCCGGATTCCACCCGCACGCTTTGGCAGTATTGAAGTCCGCCCAGTGCGGGAGCTGCCAGCAAAAGATTAA
- a CDS encoding LemA family protein, whose translation MDTIFALITALALLWGIFSYNRLVRDHKRVLAAWSDIDVQLKRRHDLLPKLVEAVKQYASYEQATLLSTLELRVQAMSARQVSECGERELALAAGIQRLLVLAEAYPDLKANQNFLDLQRNISEVENYIQYARRYYNGSVRNLNSRIDSFPDLLVAKAFGYHHAEFFAYER comes from the coding sequence ATGGATACGATTTTTGCACTGATTACTGCGCTTGCCCTGCTGTGGGGCATCTTCAGCTACAATCGACTTGTTCGCGATCATAAGCGGGTGCTGGCGGCTTGGAGTGACATCGACGTACAGTTGAAGCGCCGTCATGACCTGCTCCCTAAATTGGTTGAGGCGGTCAAACAGTATGCTTCCTACGAACAAGCTACGCTGCTTTCAACGCTGGAGCTGCGTGTTCAGGCCATGTCTGCCCGGCAGGTGAGTGAGTGCGGCGAAAGAGAACTGGCGTTGGCGGCTGGAATCCAGCGTTTGCTGGTGCTTGCCGAGGCTTACCCTGACCTCAAGGCTAATCAGAATTTTCTTGATTTACAACGCAATATCAGTGAAGTAGAGAACTACATTCAATATGCGCGGCGTTACTACAATGGTAGCGTGCGTAATCTTAATTCACGTATCGACTCGTTTCCTGATCTGTTGGTGGCTAAGGCATTCGGGTACCACCATGCGGAATTTTTTGCCTATGAACGGTGA
- the nhaC gene encoding Na+/H+ antiporter NhaC — MTDSSELQDIQKPGLGLALTPVVLTLVVLGIQLFYFGDFTPHIPLAIGLAITGLVGIKLGYKWKNIEEGVFHVIHVSLPSVSVLICVGMIIGVWIASGTVPTLIYYGLTILSPTIFLAAAMILCSVVSVSLGTSWGTVGTVGLALMGIGAGFDIPMYWTAGAVVSGAFFGDKISPLSDTTNLAPAVTGTDVFSHIKNMMPTTIPAMLIALAIYFVAGFTLIEDGDSSFERINTITTTLNENFAISAWLLLPAVLVIALAVKRMPPIPSLFAGVLAGAVAAMIAQGVGVHDLLTYANSGYSIETGVAAIDSLLNRGGVQSMMWTISLVLIALGFGGALEKTGCLESIIKSIMTKVHSFRSLQTVAVCTSMSTNLVAGDPYLSIALPGRMYAPIYRGMGYSTLNLSRAIEEGGTLLSPLIPWNAGGAFVISALGLGIASGQVENLLYIPLSFACWLSPLIGIIYAQLGLFSPRATDEERQLWKDQGEAVADNSMIASTATS; from the coding sequence ATGACTGATTCATCAGAATTGCAGGACATCCAAAAGCCGGGGCTCGGCCTGGCGCTCACACCGGTCGTACTGACCTTGGTTGTACTGGGTATACAACTGTTCTATTTCGGTGACTTTACGCCACATATTCCACTAGCCATCGGCTTGGCGATAACTGGCCTGGTGGGAATCAAGCTGGGTTACAAATGGAAAAACATCGAGGAAGGCGTGTTTCACGTTATTCACGTTTCTCTGCCATCCGTATCGGTATTGATCTGTGTCGGGATGATCATCGGGGTATGGATTGCCAGTGGTACGGTGCCGACCCTGATTTATTATGGTCTGACCATTCTGTCGCCAACAATATTCCTGGCCGCTGCCATGATACTCTGTTCCGTGGTATCTGTGTCATTAGGGACATCCTGGGGTACTGTCGGCACCGTGGGTCTGGCGTTAATGGGGATAGGTGCAGGTTTTGATATTCCCATGTACTGGACAGCCGGGGCCGTAGTATCCGGCGCATTCTTTGGCGATAAAATCTCTCCCCTGTCCGATACCACCAACCTGGCACCCGCTGTGACCGGCACCGATGTGTTTTCACATATCAAAAACATGATGCCAACAACGATTCCGGCCATGCTGATTGCACTGGCGATCTATTTTGTGGCTGGCTTTACCCTGATCGAAGACGGTGATTCATCCTTCGAAAGAATCAACACCATCACCACCACACTGAATGAGAACTTCGCGATTTCAGCCTGGCTACTCTTGCCGGCGGTGCTGGTTATCGCTTTGGCTGTCAAGCGCATGCCGCCGATTCCATCACTCTTTGCCGGCGTTCTGGCTGGCGCAGTGGCGGCTATGATCGCTCAGGGAGTTGGCGTACATGACCTGCTGACCTATGCTAATTCCGGTTACTCGATTGAAACGGGTGTTGCTGCAATCGACAGTCTCCTGAATCGTGGTGGTGTTCAATCAATGATGTGGACCATCTCACTGGTACTGATCGCACTGGGGTTTGGTGGCGCCCTGGAAAAAACCGGCTGCCTGGAATCCATCATTAAGTCGATTATGACCAAAGTGCATAGCTTCCGTAGCCTACAGACTGTAGCCGTCTGTACCTCCATGTCCACTAACCTGGTTGCGGGCGATCCCTACCTGTCCATTGCATTGCCTGGCCGTATGTATGCACCGATCTATCGTGGCATGGGCTATTCAACACTGAACCTGTCCCGCGCAATTGAAGAAGGGGGTACCCTGCTGTCACCACTCATTCCCTGGAATGCTGGTGGTGCTTTTGTTATCAGCGCACTGGGCCTGGGTATCGCCAGCGGTCAAGTTGAGAACCTGCTGTACATTCCGCTCTCGTTCGCCTGTTGGTTATCCCCTCTGATCGGGATTATCTACGCCCAACTTGGACTGTTTTCTCCACGGGCAACCGATGAGGAACGTCAATTATGGAAAGATCAGGGTGAAGCAGTCGCTGACAACAGCATGATTGCATCTACCGCTACAAGCTGA
- a CDS encoding DMT family transporter, producing the protein MCINRTVLLSYSATSLFVLLWSSGAIFSKIGLESASPFAFLLLRFSIALTILLIISVYRRQVLPKRGTRLRVAKTGLLLIGSYSIFYILALEHEVTPGTLATLLGTQPILTLFITERQYSMKRLAGLGLALTGLTLIVYQNLGLSQLPVSGVLFALAALTAITTGSLLQKGEKQSPLAVLPLQYAMTLLLCLLFVPYQPIEITPSKQLFIALFWLAIVISIVATLLMYKLIQAGNLVNVTSLFYLVPGITAILDYLSLGNALPPLSLVGMLVILGGLTLVFKTRPLQPTE; encoded by the coding sequence ATGTGCATTAATCGTACAGTGTTACTCTCTTATAGTGCCACGTCACTATTTGTACTGCTATGGAGTAGTGGTGCTATATTCTCCAAAATAGGCTTAGAGTCGGCATCGCCCTTCGCCTTCCTACTCCTGCGCTTCAGTATTGCGCTCACAATACTACTGATCATCAGTGTGTATCGACGACAAGTGCTACCCAAACGGGGTACACGTCTACGCGTTGCTAAGACAGGGTTGCTGCTGATCGGCAGCTATTCAATTTTTTACATCCTGGCTTTAGAGCATGAGGTTACACCCGGCACACTGGCGACCCTTCTGGGGACACAACCCATACTAACGCTGTTTATTACTGAGCGTCAGTATTCAATGAAACGTCTGGCCGGATTGGGACTGGCACTGACTGGGCTAACGCTTATAGTCTACCAAAATCTTGGCTTAAGCCAGTTACCGGTTTCTGGGGTACTTTTTGCACTGGCTGCGCTGACCGCCATTACCACCGGCTCTCTGCTGCAAAAGGGCGAAAAACAATCCCCCTTAGCCGTGCTGCCTTTGCAATACGCTATGACCTTGCTACTCTGCCTGCTGTTCGTTCCCTATCAACCGATAGAAATCACGCCAAGCAAGCAATTATTTATCGCGTTATTCTGGCTTGCCATCGTAATTTCCATCGTGGCTACACTACTGATGTACAAGTTGATTCAAGCTGGCAACCTCGTCAATGTGACCAGTCTGTTCTATCTTGTTCCTGGAATAACCGCCATCTTGGACTACCTATCTTTAGGGAATGCCCTGCCGCCGCTGAGCCTCGTAGGGATGCTGGTCATTCTGGGTGGATTAACGCTGGTATTCAAAACAAGGCCCTTGCAGCCTACTGAATAG
- a CDS encoding TetR family transcriptional regulator: MSRRKADAERTREIILDAAENTFLAQGVSRTTLAHIAEAAGVTRGAIYWHFEDKSALFDALLERVRVPLDEIVDAAIAQNGANPVICLRDIASRLLAAICYDLPLQRAATIVLHRCEKLEDDHPRISMITRLSEYAEAQVERLFEQIKLAGNLRANLSPVSARRQFHAFLIGTCFDWLQDTRKYSLADECDSFVETLMCGLFVEGALAAK; this comes from the coding sequence ATGTCCCGTCGTAAGGCTGACGCCGAACGTACCCGAGAGATTATTCTCGATGCTGCAGAAAATACTTTTTTAGCCCAGGGCGTGTCCCGGACCACTTTGGCGCATATTGCCGAGGCGGCTGGCGTCACCCGGGGAGCGATCTATTGGCACTTTGAAGATAAATCCGCCTTGTTCGATGCGCTGCTTGAGCGGGTGCGTGTCCCATTAGATGAAATTGTTGATGCTGCGATAGCACAAAATGGCGCAAATCCGGTCATCTGTCTGCGCGATATAGCAAGCCGCTTGCTGGCAGCCATTTGTTACGACCTGCCGTTGCAGCGTGCCGCTACCATTGTGCTACACCGATGCGAAAAGCTTGAAGATGATCATCCGCGAATCAGTATGATCACGCGGCTCTCTGAGTATGCTGAAGCGCAGGTGGAAAGGTTGTTTGAGCAGATAAAGTTAGCGGGTAACTTGCGAGCCAATCTCTCTCCCGTCAGTGCCCGCCGCCAGTTTCATGCCTTTTTGATTGGAACTTGTTTTGACTGGTTGCAGGATACCCGGAAATACTCTTTAGCTGATGAGTGCGACAGCTTCGTAGAGACACTAATGTGCGGGTTGTTTGTAGAGGGTGCCTTAGCTGCTAAATGA